The following proteins come from a genomic window of Alosa alosa isolate M-15738 ecotype Scorff River chromosome 2, AALO_Geno_1.1, whole genome shotgun sequence:
- the slc9a6b gene encoding sodium/hydrogen exchanger 6b, whose amino-acid sequence MGSKNRSYNSLKKTELVVLVCIICLLTLPNISCQTQNTGMANVISERKAEEDHRQDSADLLIFIMLLTLTILTIWLFKHRRFRFLHETGLAMIYGLLVGVILRFGVHGQRDLNNVTLSCAMTSSPATILVNVSGQFYEYTLKGEVRDTDGQDVPDAEMLKKVTFDPEIFFNILLPPIIFHAGYSLKRRHFFRNLGSILSYAFVGTAISCIVIGLLLYGCVAFMKAVGQIQGDFFFTDCLFFGAIISATDPVTVLAIFNELKVDVDLYALLFGESVLNDAVAIVLSSSIIAYQPAGDNNHTFDGSAMLKSIGVFLVVFSGSFALGVITGVMTSLVTKFTKLHEFPLLETGLFFLMSWSTFLLAEACGFTGVVAVLFCGMTQAHYTYNNLSDESKDRTKQLFELLNFLAENFIFSYMGLTLFSFQYHVFNPLFILGAFLAVFLGRAANIYPLSFLLNLGRKNKISSNFQHVMMFSGLRGAMAFALAIRDTTTYARRMTFSSTLLIVFFTVWVCGGGTTQLLSFMNIRVGVDSDQDNPITGVDGIERRGVRHEGAWPFRMWHSFDHKYLKPFLTHSGPPLTTTLPTCCGPLARCLTTSQAYQSGGGLHDEDSELIGNEGMGSPMYTDTAISAVTRSSSSNHLYGPKVPSG is encoded by the exons ATGGGATCTAAAAACAGAAGTTACAACTCTCTGAAAAAAACTGAATTGGTCGTTTTAGTTTGCATAATATGTCTGTTAACGTTACCTAATATAAGTTGTCAAACCCAGAACACCGGTATGGCAAATGTAATATCAGAAAGAAAAGCAGAAGAAGACCACAGACAGGATAGTGCCGATCTTCTCATTTTTATTATGCTTCTAACGCTAACCATTTTAACAATATGGCTCTTCAAGCATCGCCGTTTCAGGTTTTTACATGAAACAGGACTGGCAATGATCTATG gCTTGTTGGTTGGTGTGATACTACGTTTTGGGGTGCATGGACAAAGGGATCTTAACAATGTCACTTTGAGCTGTGCCATGACTTCCAGTCCAGCCACCATACTGGTCAATGTCAGTGGTCAGTTTTACGAGTACACACTGAAGGGTGAAGTACGAGATACTGATGGGCAAGATGTCCCAGATGCTGAAATGCTGAAGAAG GTCACCTTTGACCCAGAGATTTTCTTCAATATCCTGCTGCCTCCCATAATCTTTCATGCAGGCTACAGCCTGAAAAGG AGGCATTTCTTCAGAAATCTGGGCTCTATTCTGTCTTATGCTTTTGTGGGCACAGCCATCTCATGCATTGTCATTGG GTTGTTACTGTATGGCTGTGTCGCTTTTATGAAAGCTGTAGGCCAAATTCAAGGGGACTTTTTCTTCACCGATTGCCTTTTCTTTGGTGCCATAATCTCTGCCACAGATCCAG TGACAGTTCTTGCCATATTTAATGAGCTGAAGGTGGACGTGGACCTTTACGCGTTGCTGTTTGGGGAGAGCGTTCTTAATGATGCTGTGGCCATCGTTTTGTCCTC ATCTATTATAGCTTACCAGCCAGCAGGAGATAACAACCACACATTTGATGGTAGTGCCATGCTGAAGTCTATTGGTGTGTTCCTGGTTGTCTTCAGTGGATCCTTTGCCCTTGGAGTGATTACTGGTGTTATGACCTCTCTC GTCACCAAGTTCACCAAGCTGCACGAGTTTCCCCTGCTGGAGACGGGCCTGTTCTTCCTCATGTCCTGGAGCACCTTCCTGCTGGCCGAGGCCTGTGGATTCACAG GTGTTGTAGCTGTGCTTTTCTGCGGAATGACTCAGGCCCACTACACGTACAACAACCTCTCAGACGAGTCCAAGGACAGGACCAAACAG CTTTTTGAGTTGCTGAATTTCCTGGCTGAAAACTTCATCTTCTCTTACATGGGCTTGACTTTATTCTCCTTCCAGTATCATGTATTCAACCCCCTCTTCATTCTGGGAGCATTT CTCGCTGTGTTTCTTGGCCGGGCAGCAAATATctatcctctctccttcctgctcAACCTTGGCCGCAAAAACAAGATCAGCTCCAATTTCCAGCATGTCATGATGTTTTCAG GTCTGCGTGGGGCCATGGCGTTCGCCCTGGCCATCCGGGACACCACAACGTACGCCCGGCGGATGACGTTCTCCAGCACCCTCCTCATCGTCTTCTTCaccgtgtgggtgtgtgggggtggcacCACTCAGCTGCTGTCCTTCATGAACATTCG TGTGGGGGTGGATTCAGACCAAGACAATCCT ATCACTGGTGTGGACGGGATCGAGAGGAGGGGTGTCAGACATGAGGGAGCCTGGCCCTTCAGGATGTGGCACTCCTTTGACCACAA GTACCTGAAGCCATTTCTGACACACAGTGGaccaccactcaccaccacACTGCCCACGTGCTGTGGACCTCTGGCACGTTGTCTCACCACTTCACAGGCCTACCAG AGCGGAGGTGGCCTACATGATGAGGACTCTGAGCTGATTGGCAACGAGGGCATGGGCAGCCCCATGTACACTGACACAGCTATCAGCGCTGTTACGCGAAGCAGCTCCTCCAACCACTTATATGGACCCAAAGTGCCTTCTGGTTAA
- the txndc15 gene encoding thioredoxin domain-containing protein 15, translated as MGCAVITLEFLYILSFSLFVISFTASPDKDDVPEFKVSDDYMDAEQTLEYTMEETQVVTKQQYKTAEIADAVMGIEVPPSSAGIKSLIPNSADPITGFTAPCDEETCVSETPEEADELDVKENEERLTLEMIHTDSLASDENATETAKTYKVNCDKRNITGMDNFTVQVLNASQDLMDFLNVNGTECSLVLFFTTWCQFSASLAPHFNAVPRVFPTMHFLALDASQHGSLSTRFGTVAVPNILLFQGVKPMARFNHTDRTLETLTSFIVNQTGFEAISDQIVTEEDTIGPLPSVPVKSIDWLLAFSILFIIGFTVYAILRTDSVRWLIPGQDHEHQD; from the exons ATGGGATGTGCAGTGATTACGTTGgaatttttatacattttatcgTTTTCCCTTTTTGTTATTTCATTTACAGCAAGCCCAG ATAAAGATGATGTCCCTGAGTTCAAGGTGTCAGATGATTACATGGACGCAGAGCAGACTCTCGAATATACGATGGAGGAAACACAGGTTGTTACTAAACAGCAGTACAAAACCGCTGAAATAGCAGATGCAGTGATGGGAATTGAGGTACCACCCAGTTCAGCTGGAATCAAGTCACTCATCCCAAACTCTGCAGATCCCATCACCGGGTTCACGGCTCCTTGTGATGAGGAGACATGTGTCAGTGAGACTCCAGAGGAGGCAGACGAGTTGGACGTCAAAGAGAACGAGGAACGCCTAACTTTAGAAATGATCCACACCGATAGTTTGGCTAGCGACGAAAACGCCACAGAAACAGCAAAAACGTATAAAGTGAACTGCGATAAAAGAAATATCACCGGAATGGACAATTTCACAGTTCAGGTTCTCAATGCATCACAG GACTTGATGGATTTTCTTAACGTCAATGGCACAGAATGCTCCCTGGTTCTGTTTTTCACTACTTGGTGCCAGTTCTCTGCCAGCCTTGCCCCACACTTCAATGCAGTACCCCGTGTGTTTCCCACAATGCACTTCTTGGCTCTGGATGCCTCTCAGCATGGCAG TCTTTCCACGCGATTTGGTACAGTTGCAGTCCCCAACATACTGTTGTTTCAAGGAGTGAAACCAATGGCCAGGTTTAATCACACAGACAGAACCCTTGAAACACTGACATCATTCATAGTCAATCAAACAG GTTTTGAAGCCATTTCAGATCAGATTGTGACAGAGGAGGATACTATCGGTCCTCTTCCAAGTGTGCCTGTGAAGAGCATAGATTGGCTCCTTGCCTTCTCTATCCTGTTTATAATTGGCTTTACAGTGTATGCCATCTTGCGAACAGACAGTGTCCGCTGGCTCATACCAGGGCAAGATCATGAACATCAGGACTAA
- the LOC125309543 gene encoding UPF0461 protein C5orf24-like, with amino-acid sequence MMRRVPNTSSDYCMSSRPSCLAEDSRHLASHFDLCSTQASKFYPSIPLPGQMSLSPLSSCQNTLKPMTCQRQDHHGDAHPPAMGIKNNDQKPEDSKKKKTPGRSGKRGRPAGTTKAAGYRTSTGRPLGTTKAAGFKTSPGRPIGTTRAAGYKVSPGRPPGSIKNLSRLTKLGYGTCSSAAFPYSAMHKRGVCESVAKEKETNE; translated from the coding sequence ATGATGCGCCGAGTCCCCAACACCAGCAGTGACTACTGCATGAGTAGTAGGCCGTCATGCTTAGCTGAAGACAGCCGCCACCTCGCCTCTCACTTCGACCTGTGCTCCACGCAGGCCAGCAAATTCtacccctccatccctctgccTGGACAGATGTCTCTGTCCCCACTGTCCTCCTGTCAGAACACACTCAAGCCAATGACCTGTCAGCGACAGGACCACCATGGTGATGCCCACCCTCCAGCAATGGGGATCAAGAACAATGACCAAAAGCCGGAGgactcaaagaaaaaaaagactccAGGCAGGTCGGGCAAAAGGGGCCGCCCGGCCGGAACTACCAAGGCCGCCGGGTACAGAACCAGCACCGGAAGGCCACTGGGCACCACAAAAGCGGCAGGCTTCAAAACGAGTCCCGGGAGGCCCATAGGCACGACCAGAGCTGCTGGTTACAAAGTGAGCCCAGGCCGCCCGCCGGGAAGCATCAAGAACCTCTCTCGCCTCACCAAACTGGGCTATGGAACCTGCAGCAGCGCCGCATTCCCATACAGTGCCATGCacaagagaggtgtgtgtgaatcaGTGGCCAAAGAGAAAGAAACTAACGAGTAA